In a genomic window of Melitaea cinxia chromosome 27, ilMelCinx1.1, whole genome shotgun sequence:
- the LOC123666899 gene encoding zinc finger MYM-type protein 1-like — protein MSARKYKSGAEKRKLQFSREQERNKCAKIETFFKSEHINANEIAINPFKNVKEGILCEENLTDGSKKSQNEEKNTSDENMQDFENQKKNTNDENVQYLDFQQPSGSSENEIGVQQKGGNTDTEVERNLENIKFEFEKYVDVGLWPDLLNNDFINFVLSHEMTDFQNKDPKNIYSASMKKYKEQNRSFSNRYFTRKMKNGQLLERSWLCYSKRVGTVFCLTCKLFSKTPSQYTTGFSDWKHIGFCLENHENSNEHKNSMLVWLTRKENKSVLDKQLQEQLNKETEYYYNVLKRVIAVLKFLSIRGLALRGSEEVFGSPHNGNFMGALELLAEFDPFIREHIEQRELRPNPVISYLSKTVYEEIIEIMGKQIIKQIITEINNDDTKYYSIMMDSTPDLSHDDQLAIVLRYCFRGKVYERCVSFIKISSHTGLYLFNVLQAFLETNGLLLDNCRGQSYDNAANMAGVYNGVQALLKEKNKSADYVPCVPCAHTYLSNVLIYVQIW, from the coding sequence atgtctgctagaaaatataaaagtggagctgaaaaaagaaaattacagtTTAGTCGAGAACAAGAAAGAAATAAATGCGcaaaaattgaaactttttttaaatcggaacaTATAAACGCGAATGAAATAGCTATAAATCCATTCAAAAACGTAAAGGAAGGTATTTTATGCGAAGAGAATCTAACCGATGGCAGCAAAAAATCGCAAAACGAGGAAAAAAATACAAGTGATGAAAATATGCAAGATTTTGAAAACcagaaaaaaaataccaacGATGAAAATGTGCAATATCTTGACTTCCAGCAACCCTCTGGTTCCTCTGAAAATGAAATTGGTGTTCAGCAAAAGGGAGGTAATACCGATACCGAGGTGGAaagaaatttagaaaatattaagtttGAGTTTGAGAAATATGTTGACGTGGGCTTGTGGCCAGATTTGCtgaataatgattttattaatttcgtcCTCTCACATGAAATGACTGACTTTCAAAATAAAGATCCGAAGAATATATATTCAGCTTCAATGAAGAAATATAAAGAACAAAACAGATCTTTTTCAAATAGGTATTTCActagaaaaatgaaaaatggCCAATTACTGGAAAGATCTTGGTTATGTTATTCAAAAAGGGTTGGTACTGTTTTTTGTTTGACTTGCAAACTTTTTTCTAAAACTCCTTCTCAATACACAACCGGATTTTCTGATTGGAAACACATAGGATTTTGTTTAGAAAATCACGAAAATTCTAATGAACATAAGAATTCAATGTTAGTGTGGTTGACACGAAAAGAAAATAAGTCTGTTTTAGACAAGCAGCTTcaggagcaattaaataaagaaacagaATATTATTACAATGTCCTAAAACGGGTTATTGCAGTGCTAAAATTTCTGAGTATAAGAGGCTTAGCACTTAGAGGTTCCGAGGAAGTATTTGGTTCTCCACATAATGGTAATTTTATGGGTGCTCTAGAGCTGTTGGCAGAATTCGACCCATTCATACGTGAACATATTGAACAACGAGAGCTGCGACCAAACCctgtaatatcatatttatcaaaaacagTATATGAGGAAATAATTGAGATTATGGGTAAAcagataattaaacaaattataactGAAATAAATAACGACGACACAAAGTATTATTCAATTATGATGGATTCAACCCCAGATCTGTCTCACGATGACCAACTTGCTATTGTATTACGATACTGTTTTCGGGGAAAAGTGTATGAAAGATGTGTATCTTTCATTAAAATTAGTAGTCATACtggcttatatttatttaatgttctaCAAGCCTTTTTGGAAACAAATGGACTACTACTGGATAATTGCAGGGGACAGTCATATGACAACGCTGCTAATATGGCCGGAGTCTACAATGGTGTACAAGCactactaaaagaaaaaaataaatccgCGGATTACGTGCCATGTGTGCCGTGTGCACATACCTATTTAAGTAACGTTCTAATTTATGTTCAAATTTGGTAA
- the LOC123666898 gene encoding piggyBac transposable element-derived protein 4-like — protein sequence MQAALLNYWKERDAERRAQIQALTPQSTQDKENVDGITSFCSHVGTVLKKLTPALRVEAKTKVFNILADYELRSLNKHTSVSGLSTSSSSPPFDENSSSNPYSPITSVASPISPLCGPTDLSIPNTIKQAITDEQLTRILEESDYEEEILSNSSDSVKNLYDDDNVADPDFFPSESQFRTQASYVPALSNSDSSDSATSVAINTSVRTPRNSAPRISFSRPTTDYDMKRHDENEGWFYDIQPLHREDFTSESFLHIDQIPENVDVFTIFRLLVDDEILDLMVQQTNLYAEQSIAATPGGRLTRWKPVTREDIEKFMGIYLVTGIIRFPSLESYWKRDLIYYHPLMHTMKMSYNRFVSILRCWHFVDNTAERNDRLYKVKPVIDIVMRNCRKLLTPKDVIVVDESIVPFQGRILFRQYNPNKTHKYGLKIYKATTDDGYVWKYKVYTGQDPQISNLDKPGSVVVELYEELLCQGRMVIADNWYTSIPLAEYLLSRKTNLCGTLRKNRKHLPLLVKKRSSKVDSISPLSGII from the coding sequence ATGCAGGCGGCTCTACTCAACTACTGGAAAGAAAGGGACGCTGAAAGGCGTGCCCAAATTCAAGCCCTCACACCTCAGTCAACCCAGGACAAGGAAAATGTAGATGGTATTACATCGTTTTGCTCGCACGTTGGGACAGTGCTAAAAAAACTTACTCCTGCTTTAAGAGTAGAAGCGAAAACTAAAGTATTCAATATTTTAGCCGACTATGAATTAAGGAGCCTAAACAAACATACTAGTGTTAGTGGTCTTAGTACTTCCTCAAGCAGTCCCccttttgatgaaaattcttCATCAAACCCTTATTCTCCGATAACTTCCGTCGCATCACCGATCAGTCCACTCTGTGGACCTACTGACTTAAGTATTCCAAATACAATTAAACAAGCGATTACCGACGAACAGCTGACGAGAATATTAGAAGAAAGTGATTATGAAGAAGAAATTCTGTCAAATTCATCGGATAGTGTGAAAAATTTGTATGATGACGACAATGTGGCAGATCCAGATTTTTTTCCAAGTGAGTCTCAGTTTAGAACACAGGCAAGTTATGTACCTGCACTATCGAATTCAGATTCCAGCGATAGTGCTACTAGCGTTGCAATAAACACATCTGTTCGAACTCCGAGAAATTCTGCTCCAAGAATTTCTTTTTCAAGACCGACTACAGATTACGACATGAAACGACATGACGAGAATGAAGGTTGGTTCTATGACATCCAGCCATTGCATCGTGAAGATTTTACTAGTGAAAGCTTTTTACATATTGACCAAATTCCTGAAAATGTCGATGTCTTTACGATATTTCGCTTATTGGTTGATGATGAAATCCTGGACTTGATGGTACAACAGACAAACTTGTACGCTGAGCAATCTATTGCTGCTACTCCTGGTGGTCGTTTGACTCGCTGGAAACCTGTTACCAGGGAAGATATAGAGAAATTTATGGGCATTTACTTAGTGACTGGTATAATTAGATTTCCATCATTAGAAAGTTACTGGAAACGAGACCTTATTTATTATCATCCGCTGATGCACACGATGAAAATGTCATACAATCGTTTTGTTTCAATATTGCGTTGCTGGCATTTTGTAGACAATACGGCGGAAAGAAATGATCGTTTGTACAAGGTCAAACCAGTTATAGACATTGTAATGAGAAACTGTAGAAAACTACTTACGCCAAAAGATGTCATTGTCGTGGATGAGTCGATAGTCCCTTTTCAAGGGCGAATACTGTTTCGCCAGTATAACCCAAATAAAACCCACAAGTACGGCCTAAAGATTTACAAGGCCACAACTGATGATGGGTATGTTTGGAAATACAAAGTGTACACTGGCCAGGATCCCCAAATTTCTAATCTGGATAAACCTGGAAGCGTCGTCGTTGAGCTGTATGAAGAGCTTTTGTGCCAAGGGAGAATGGTTATAGCAGATAATTGGTATACAAGTATACCATTAGCTGAATACTTGCTCAGTCGCAAGACAAATCTTTGTGGCACTTTGCGAAAAAACCGCAAACATCTGCCGTTATTAGTCAAGAAAAGAAGCTCAAAAGTGGACAGCATATCGCCGCTCAGcggaataatataa
- the LOC123666897 gene encoding histone-lysine N-methyltransferase SETMAR-like: MFESSLHLTKFKHRAVIKFRVKKGKTAKEIFEKTSSVYGESGPSSATVKRWTRLFQQGRETLEDDLRSGRPNTAVTDENIEKIAEELGFSKERVGDIMHNHLHMNKVSARWVPKMLTPLDKQRRVETSEEFLDLCKDNLEEICTPIVTVDETWIRQYDPESKQESMQWIEKGERPPKKFKVEKSASKLMATIFWDCEGVLLIDYLLKKTTMNAEYYAGLSKKVREAIVEKRRGKISKGILFLQDNAPVHTARIARQALR; the protein is encoded by the exons ATGTTTGAGTCATCACTGCACTTAACGAAGTTTAAGCATCGCGCCGTCATCAAATTCCGCGTTAAAAAGGGGAAAACagcaaaagaaatttttgaaaaaacttCTAGTGTATACGGAGAATCTGGACCGTCGTCAGCCACGGTTAAACGATGGACACGCCTATTCCAACAAGGCAGAGAGACTCTGGAAGATGACCTCCGCTCGGGTCGGCCGAACACCGCAGTCACCGATGAAAACatcgaaaaa ATAGCAGAAGAGCTTGGCTTTAGTAAGGAACGAGTTGGAGATATTATGCACAATCATTTGCATATGAATAAAGTCAGTGCGCGTTGGGTGCCAAAAATGCTCACGCCACTTGACAAGCAGCGGCGCGTTGAAACTTCTGAAGAGTTTTTAGACTTGTGCAAGGATAATTTGGAAGAAATTTGCACTCCTATTGTCACCGTTGATGAAACGTGGATCCGACAATATGACCCAGAATCAAAACAGGAGTCAATGCAGTGGATAGAGAAGGGGGAAAGACCGCCGAAGAAGTTCAAGGTGGAAAAATCGGCTTCCAAACTCATGGCCACCATTTTTTGGGATTGCGAAGGAGTTTTGCTCATAGATTACCttctaaaaaaaactacaatgaaTGCAGAGTATTATGCTGGGCTTTCAAAAAAAGTTCGCGAAGCCATTGTCGAAAAAAGAAGAGGTAAAATCAGCAAAGGAATTTTGTTTTTGCAAGACAACGCGCCGGTTCATACGGCGCGCATTGCGAGGCAAGCCTTGAGATAA
- the LOC123666901 gene encoding uncharacterized protein LOC123666901: protein MKILNSFGENDDEKVDFRKEARNLFNKLAKLETAILIVFWEEILERFNVVNKKVQSPGLDIDEGNKLIVSLKEFVKNIRQQSDQKLKEYEEKAKKLSTSVGTDYSDINKRRITLKFSDKSTDKVSVNCAEKFKRDTLNVALDKMIMDLNNRSQAYETYSKKFKFLMDLQDKNQEHIDLESVRNIIDYYPNDVDEHLVNECIQLKSYLLQSKTESYTSCSEIFWLIYEKKLVDVFPNCYTILKIFLTMPITSCEAERSFSRMSYIENKYRTTMSNYRLNHLSVLSINCDLTKDLQCDDQIKEFAAQKCRKVAL, encoded by the coding sequence ATGAAAATTCTCAATAGTTTCGGCGAAAATGACGATGAAAAAGTTGATTTCCGAAAAGAGgcacgaaatttatttaataaactggCGAAACTAGAAACTgcaattttgattgttttttggGAAGAAATTTTGGAGAGATTTAATgtagttaataaaaaagtacagaGCCCTGGTTTAGACATTGATGAAGGCAATAAGTTAATAGTGTCATTAAAAGAGTTCGTGAAAAACATAAGGCAACAATCAGATCAGAAGCTAAAGGAATACGAAGAGAAagctaaaaaattaagtactagTGTGGGAACAGACTACAGTGACATAAATAAGAGACGCATTACTTTGAAATTTTCAGATAAATCTACAGATAAAGTCTCAGTGAACTGCgcagaaaaatttaaaagagacaCGCTTAACGTTGCGTTGGATAAGATGATTATGGATTTAAATAATAGAAGCCAAGCCTATGAGACCTatagcaaaaaatttaaatttttaatggatTTGCAAGACAAAAATCAAGAACACATAGATCTGGAAAGTGTACgtaatattattgattattatccAAATGACGTAGACGAACATTTAGTGAATGAGTGCATTCAGTTGAAATCTTACTTACTGCAATCTAAGACAGAGTCTTACACCTCTTGCAGTGAAATTTTTTGGCTAATTTATGAAAAGAAACTTGTTGATGTTTTCCCAAACTGCTATACTatcttaaagatttttttaacgaTGCCGATCACTAGCTGTGAAGCGGAGCGTTCTTTCTCCAGGATGTCgtatatagaaaacaaatacaGGACAACAATGTCGAACTATCGACTAAATCATTTATCAGTTCTTTCGATAAATTGCGATTTAACAAAGGACCTACAGTGCGATGACCAAATAAAAGAATTTGCAGCACAAAAATGCAGAAAGGttgctttataa
- the LOC123666900 gene encoding uncharacterized protein LOC123666900: MTSSNSSGSGAAMQNDSSGLASITVSSRIPEFWCDKPRLWFVQTDAILGPQKLSDESKYNLVVAKLGKEVIQQVSDILLKPPETKKFEALKSRLLQVYEESEIRQFQKLLSEMELGDQKPSQLLRKMKDLARDKIPDETLSIMWQGHLPASVRAVLAVTDVKNLENLAAIADKVMETSRSQQISEIRANTSSSNDTALILAEIAKLNLRINDLESKKSTFRNHIRRARSRSTSRQRNMRRRAPDSADWLCSYHYRYRNRAKKCIEPCAWNKNNQGN, encoded by the coding sequence ATGACTAGCTCCAACAGTTCAGGATCAGGAGCAGCAATGCAAAATGACTCCTCCGGTTTAGCGTCGATAACAGTTTCGTCGAGGATTCCGGAGTTCTGGTGCGATAAACCCAGATTGTGGTTTGTACAAACTGATGCAATCCTTGGACCTCAGAAGCTGAGCGATGAATCGAAATACAACTTGGTTGTCGCCAAATTAGGCAAGGAGGTGATTCAACAAGTAAGTGATATCTTATTAAAGCCGCCCGAGACTAAAAAATTTGAAGCGCTAAAATCACGCTTATTACAAGTTTACGAAGAGTCTGAAATTCGccaatttcaaaaattactaaGCGAAATGGAATTGGGAGATCAAAAACCGTCTCAATTACTGCGTAAAATGAAGGATTTAGCAAGAGATAAAATTCCCGATGAAACCCTGTCCATTATGTGGCAAGGACACCTCCCTGCTTCAGTACGAGCTGTTTTAGCGGTTACAGATGTAAAGAATTTAGAAAATTTGGCCGCGATCGCTGACAAGGTAATGGAGACGTCAAGGTCACAACAAATTTCGGAAATAAGGGCCAACACTTCGAGTTCTAATGATACAGCTTTAATTTTGGCCGAAATAGCTAAATTAAATCTGCGAATTAATGATTTGGAatcaaaaaaatctacatttagaAATCACATTCGTCGCGCACGCTCTCGGTCTACATCGCGACAGCGTAATATGAGACGGCGTGCGCCCGATAGTGCTGATTGGCTTTGTTCGTATCATTATCGCTATCGGAATAGAGCAAAGAAATGTATAGAGCCGTGTGCTTGGAATAAGAATAATCAGGGAAACTAA